The genomic interval GTTGGTATAACCAGGCCTTGCACAAAATATAATATACTTGCAAAAGATGTTAACGAGCTTGCCAGACAGATTCGTGAGGCATTTCATATAGCTACAACAGGAAGACCGGGACCTGTGTTAATTGATTTACCAAAGGATGTGACATCTGGCAAGGCAGAGTTTATATGGCCCGAAAAGATTGACATCAGAAGTTATAACCCGAAATATGAAGGCAATAGATGGATGATAGAAAAGGCAGCCCATGAAATTTCAAAGGCAAAGAAGCCAGTAATTATTGCAGGAGGCGGCTGCATAATCTCAGGCGCATCTAAAGAATTAAAAGAGCTTGCAGAAATTACCAGCATACCTGTAACAATGACACTTATGGGACTTGGAAGTTTTCCGGGTACACATGAGCTTTCATTGGGGATGCTTGGTATGCACGGCACATACTATGCAAATAAGAGCGTTCAAGAGTCTGATTTATTGATAGCTATAGGAATGCGATTTGATGACAGGGTTACAGGAAAGATAGAGGGTTTTGCTCCTCATGCAAAAATAGTTCATATAGATATTGATCCAACTTCCATAAGAAAGAATGTCAGGGTTGATGTCCCGATTGTAGGAGATGTTAAAAAAGTGCTTACAGTAATGAACAAGATCTTAAAAGAAGACATAAAGGAGCAGTGGAAAGAAGTAAGAAAGGCGTGGCTAAAACAGATAGCGGAATGGAAAAAAGAAAAACCATTAACTTACACATACAGCCCTGATGTGATTAAACCACAATTTGTCGTGGAAAAGATATATGAGGTTACAAAGGGTGATGCTATTATAACCACAGAGGTAGGACAAAATCAGATGTGGGCAGCCCAGTTTTATAAATTCGATAAACCAAGAAGACTCTTGACATCAGGAGGACTTGGAACAATGGGATATGGTTTTCCAGCAGCTATAGGAGCACAGCTTGCGCATCCTGATAAGCTTGTAATCGATATAGCAGGTGACGGAAGCATACAAATGAATATACAGGAACTTGCCACAGCAGTTATTTATAAGCTGCCTGTTAAGGTTGCAATACTCAACAACAGGTATCTTGGTATGGTAAGGCAGTGGCAGGAACTCTTCTATCAGGAAAGATATTCTCATGTACATCTTGAAACAGAGACTGTTCCTGATTTTGTTGAACTTGCACATGCTTATGGAGCAGTTGGTTTAAGGGCAACAAAACCAAGTGAGGTAGAGCCTGTATTGAAAGAGGCCATTAAAATAAAGAAACCTGTATTTATGGACTTTGTCTGCGATTGGAAAGAAAAGGTATATCCAATGGTCCCAGCAGGTGCAACACTGGATTGTATGCTCTTTGAGGAGAAAGAAAAAAGGGTTGAAAAGAAATTAAGGGCAGTAAAGTAATCGGAGGTCATGAAATGAGACATACCATTTCTGTACTTGTGGAAAATAAATTTGGAGTTCTTTCGAGGATTTCAGGACTTTTCAGTGGCAGGGGATATAACATCGAGAGCCTTTCTGTTGGTGAAACAATAGACCCAAATATCTCAATTATGACTATCGTTACTACAGGAGATGACTGGGTTATAGAACAGATTACCAAACAACTCAATAAACTAATAGATGTAATTAAGGTTGTAGACCTTACTGAACTTGATCATGTAGAAAGGGAGATGGTGCTTATTAAAGTTGCTCCGAAACAAGAAAATAAGGCAGAAGTATTGAGGATTGCAGAAATATTTAGGGGAAGGGTTGTGGATTCTTCTCCAAATACATACACTATAGAAATAACAGGCGATGAAAAAAAAATCGAGGCATTTATTGAGTTAATGAAGCCAATGGGAATAAAAGAGTTTGTAAGGACAGGAAAAGTAGCTATTGCAAGAGAAATCATTAAAAAGAAATGAGTCCATTAAGTACCCGAGAGCCAGAGATTTTGAACTATTTGAACAATGTTGAACCATCTTTCATCTGTCATTACGAGGCGAAGCCGAAGCAATCTCAAAAAATGAGATTCCTCGCTCCGCTCGGAATGACAGATGGGACAAGCTCGGAATGACAGACATTGTTGAACAAAATCAAAGTTGTTCAACATGTGGTACCGTAGAGACCCATTCTTATCGCTGGATTTGGGTAAGGAAATAACTTAATAATTTAAATAGGGTTTCACAAAATTAAAAAATTCCCTCTCCCTTTTGGGGAGAGGAATAGGGTGAGGGGTAAGGAATATGAATAATAAAGTATATCTTATTGATGTTACCAATAGAGACGGTGTTCAGACATCGAGGATTTTGCTACCAAAGCTCTCAAAGACCATGCTTAACATATATCTTGATGAGATGGGAATCTATCAGAGTGAAGTAGGTTTCCCAACTCTAAAACATGAGATTAATTACATTAATGCCAACATTGAGCTTGCCAAGGCAGGTGCAATGAAGAGGATACATCTCGAAGGTTGGTGTAGGGCTGTTCCTGAAGATGTAAAGTTGTCATTCAAAAATTGCCCGAATTTAAAACATCTAAATATTTCCATGTCAACATCAGAAATAATGCTGCGTGCAAAATTCATGGGTAAAAAATCATGGAAGGACATATTGGATACTGTTAGGGAATCAGTAAAACTGGCTAAGGAACTTGGTGCAGAAACAGTAGGCGTTAATGCAGAGGATGCATCAAGGACAGAACTTGACAGGCTTATTGAGTTTGCACTTGTAGGCAAAGAGGCAGGAGCAGACAGATTTAGATATTGTGATACACTTGGAGCTGATGATCCGATAACAATTTATGAAAGGATAAAGGCACTATCATTTGCAACAAAATTTCCTATTGAGATGCATTGTCACAATGACCTTGGTATGGCAGAGGCAGTATCTGTGGCAGGAGCTCAAGGAGCTATAGAGGCTGGTGTTGATGCCTATATAAACACTACCATTAATGGTTACGGGGAAAGAGCAGGTAACTGTGATCTTGTCTCTACAATATTGGCACTA from Dissulfurispira thermophila carries:
- the ilvB gene encoding biosynthetic-type acetolactate synthase large subunit — its product is MKMTGAEIIIESLKREGVKYIFGYPGGVILNIFDLLYDDKDLKLILTRHEQGAVHAADGYARSTGKPGVVLVTSGPGATNTVTGIATASMDSVPLVVLTGQVPTMLIGNDAFQEADIVGITRPCTKYNILAKDVNELARQIREAFHIATTGRPGPVLIDLPKDVTSGKAEFIWPEKIDIRSYNPKYEGNRWMIEKAAHEISKAKKPVIIAGGGCIISGASKELKELAEITSIPVTMTLMGLGSFPGTHELSLGMLGMHGTYYANKSVQESDLLIAIGMRFDDRVTGKIEGFAPHAKIVHIDIDPTSIRKNVRVDVPIVGDVKKVLTVMNKILKEDIKEQWKEVRKAWLKQIAEWKKEKPLTYTYSPDVIKPQFVVEKIYEVTKGDAIITTEVGQNQMWAAQFYKFDKPRRLLTSGGLGTMGYGFPAAIGAQLAHPDKLVIDIAGDGSIQMNIQELATAVIYKLPVKVAILNNRYLGMVRQWQELFYQERYSHVHLETETVPDFVELAHAYGAVGLRATKPSEVEPVLKEAIKIKKPVFMDFVCDWKEKVYPMVPAGATLDCMLFEEKEKRVEKKLRAVK
- the ilvN gene encoding acetolactate synthase small subunit; translated protein: MRHTISVLVENKFGVLSRISGLFSGRGYNIESLSVGETIDPNISIMTIVTTGDDWVIEQITKQLNKLIDVIKVVDLTELDHVEREMVLIKVAPKQENKAEVLRIAEIFRGRVVDSSPNTYTIEITGDEKKIEAFIELMKPMGIKEFVRTGKVAIAREIIKKK
- a CDS encoding homocitrate synthase/isopropylmalate synthase family protein, whose protein sequence is MNNKVYLIDVTNRDGVQTSRILLPKLSKTMLNIYLDEMGIYQSEVGFPTLKHEINYINANIELAKAGAMKRIHLEGWCRAVPEDVKLSFKNCPNLKHLNISMSTSEIMLRAKFMGKKSWKDILDTVRESVKLAKELGAETVGVNAEDASRTELDRLIEFALVGKEAGADRFRYCDTLGADDPITIYERIKALSFATKFPIEMHCHNDLGMAEAVSVAGAQGAIEAGVDAYINTTINGYGERAGNCDLVSTILALKFSHGIKDKVPLDEYVDLTKAWKIAKYASYAFNLPIPINQPGVGANAFAHESGIHADGALKDRRNYELYDPEDVGRGEHELVETGRIITTGEYGGIKGFRHVYSKLGIEFHDDGEARKILDLVQYANLHTQKPLTDDELILIAHYPEIVRRILTVNP